The following proteins are co-located in the Apium graveolens cultivar Ventura chromosome 5, ASM990537v1, whole genome shotgun sequence genome:
- the LOC141659956 gene encoding uncharacterized protein LOC141659956, with product MREFCEQLGIQKSFSAVCHPQSNGQTEAVNKIIKHTLKEKLEEKKGAWPEELTQVLWSYNTTPRTTTGETLFSLVYGCEAMVPVEVGAGSFRRDNYDSEANEVNHRLYLDMIEETRENAQIRIAAYQ from the coding sequence ATGCGAGAGTTTTGTGAGCAGCTGGGGATTCAGAAGAGCTTTAGCGCAGTCTGCCACCCCCAGAGTAATGGGCAGACGGaggctgttaataaaatcattaaaCATACCTTGAaggaaaagcttgaagagaagaaaggagcATGGCCAGAGGAGCTCACCCAGGTCCTATGGTCTTACAACACTACACCCCGAACCACAACTGGAGAGACCCTTTTCTCTCTGGTGTATGGGTGTGAAGCTATGGTACCCGTTGAAGTGGGAGCAGGATCTTTTCGAAGGGACAACTATGACTCAGAGGCAAATGAGGTCAATCATCGGCTTTATTTGGACATGATCGAAGAAACTCGAGAAAATGCTCAGATCAGGATAGCGGCATATCAGTAG